A genomic stretch from Lathyrus oleraceus cultivar Zhongwan6 chromosome 2, CAAS_Psat_ZW6_1.0, whole genome shotgun sequence includes:
- the LOC127123470 gene encoding uncharacterized protein LOC127123470: MDSIVSNHTRELVDLPKGSRPVGCKWVFKKKYHSDGTLNTYKARLVIKEFRQKEGIDYFDTYAPVAKTTTIRLLFALASLNDLIVHQMDVKATFLNGDLDEEIYMEQPEGYVLPRNELKNGQVMAYASLQIKIHDRNYPTHDLELAMVVFVLKTWRHYLYGSRFEVFSDHKSLNYLFDQKELHMRQRRWKYFHIPTMMVRELELIEHFRDLSLVCEVTSNSVKLGMLKLTIGFLEEIKEKQSLDLALVDRQTLVGQGNNKDFQIDENGILKFRGRVCVSGMPEFKRMILEESHRSSLSIHPGATKMY; the protein is encoded by the exons atggattcaattgTTTCAAACCATACTCGGGAACTTGTTGACTTACCAAAGGGATCAAGGCCCGttggatgcaagtgggtgtttaaAAAGAAATATCATAGTGATGGTACCTTAAACACTTATAAGGCTAGATTAGTGATAAAAGAATTTAGACAAAAGGAAGGTATAGATTATTTTGACACATATGCACCAGTAGCAAAGACAACCACAATTAGACTGTTATTTGCCTTAGCCTCTTTAAATGACCTTATAGTTCATCAGATGGATGTTAAAGCAACATTCCTAAATGGAGATCTTGATGAGGAAATCTACATGGAACAACCAGAAGGCTACGTGCTTCCTAGAAATGAACTAAAG AATGGGCAGGTGATGGCTTATGCTTCTCTGCAAATAAAGATTCACGATAGGAATTATCCTACACATGATTTGGAGTTAGCTATGGTTGTTTTTGTTCTGAAGACTTGGAGGCACTACTTAtatggttccagatttgaagttttcagtgatCACAAAAGTTTGAATTATCTCTTTGATCAGAAGGAACTTCACATGCGacaaaggagatg GAAATATTTTCACATACCGACGATGATGGTCAGAGAGCTAGAACTAATTGAACACTTTAGAGATTTGAGCTTAGTATGTGAAGTGACTTCGAATAGTGTGAAATTGGGCATGCTGAAGCTAACCATTGGTTTTCTTGAAGAGATCAAAGAGAAACAAAGTTTGGATTTGGCTTTGGTTGATCGACAAACATTAGTTGGTCAAGGCAACAATAAGGATTTCCAAATTGATGAGAATGGAATTCTGAAGTTTCGAGGCAGAGTTTGTGTATCTGGTATGCCAGAGTTTAAGAGGATGATCTTAGAGGAGAGTCATCgaagcagtttgagtattcatccaggagccACCAAGATGTATTAG